The DNA window ACGCACATCATCGGCTGGTGCGTGACCTCCGGACGCTCGGCGTCCGGATCGAGGTTGGTCTTCTTGTCGTCGGTCCACTTGGTCTTGAAGTACCGGTCGACGCGCAGCCAGTGCATCTCGCGGTTCATGTGGACGCCTTCCTTGCCGACGACGGGGATGTTGTTCTCCGACTGGCAGGCGATGACGCAGGCGTTGCAGCCGACGCAGGCGTTCATGTCGATGGACATGCCCCAGGCGTGGGGGGTGTTGAACTGGTTGGGCGGCTCCCAGAGTTGCAGGGCCACGCCGCCGTGCTGGCCCTTGTGCGGGGCGTACTTGTTCTTCTGGAAGTCGGCGAGCGTGGCTTCGCGAAGCACTTTGCCGGGCTTGCCGATCGTGCCGAGTCGCTTGTTCTTGCCGTACTGCTTGACATCACCGACGATGTAGTGTTCCTGGGTGGAGTCCAGCACGTGGGTGTCGGAAGTCGGCTCGACGACGGCGTCAGCGAGGTAGAAGTTGCCGGCCGAGCGGAGTGGATAAACGTCGAAGCCCACGGGTGACACGTTGGCCGCTGTGAGGCCGCCGATGTTGCCCGCGCGGGTCCGGCCGAAGCCGACCGCCACGCTCACGCATCCCCTGGGTTGGCCGGGCAAGAGGTAGACCGGCAGCTTCACCGTCGTGCCGTTGACCGTCACGTTGGCCATCGGGGCGTCGTCGGTCTTGTACCTGCCCGGGTCGATGCCGAGTACCTCGCGGGCATCGGCCAGGCTCATCAGCAGGGCGTTGTCCCAGGTGAGTTTGGTCAGCGGGTCGGGCGCTTCCTGGAGCCAGCCGTTGTTGGCATGGGTGCCGTCGTAGATCGTGTCGTGCTGGACAAACCGCAATGCCATGCCTTGCGGCTCGGGCATCGCTGGGGCCGGCACGTTTTGGGGTACCGCGTTGGCCGTGGCAAACCCGGCAAGTGGGCGCAGGCCGTCGTGCAGTACCTTTTGCCACGCCTTCTTGTCCAGTCCCCAGGTCTGAGCCCACGTCTGGGCGACCGCGGCCATCCCGTCGCCCAAGTCCTGGCCGAGCAGCATGCCCAGCGTTTGGACCATCGACATGCCGTTGTACAGCGGCAGGATGAGCGGTTGCTGGACCGACGGCGTGCCGTCGTAGGCCAGCGCGTCGCCCCAGCATTCGAGGTAGTGGGCCCGCGGCAGGTGCCACTTGCAGACGCCCGAGGTTTCGTTGTCGTCCTGCGAGAGGTGGGCGGTGAACGGAACCGAGATGAGCAAGTCACGGAAGGCCAGCTCGGCCGGAGCGTCGTAGGCGGGGTTGCCGCCGAGGATGACCAGGCCGTTGATCTCGCCAGCGCTGAGTTTGCCGGCCAGTTCGACGATTTCCTCGGGTGACGGCGGCAGTGCGTCTTCCGGAACGTAGAGCAACGTGATCGTGGTGCCGACCGAGCCGATTTTGGCATTAAGTGCCATGCAGGCGGCCTGCACATCGACGGGCAGGTGGGCACCGGCAGTCACGACGCCTCGCGCGCCAGCCGCTTTGAGATCCTTGGCGGCGCTCTTCACGAACTTTGTGGCGTATTCGTCGAGGCCGCTCACCGTGCCGCCGTCGAGCGCGGTGGTCAGGGCGTTGATCATCGCGACGAGCTTGGCCGGGTTGGCCGGCTCGCGGACGTCGGCGGCCGCGCCGGTGTTGGTCAGCGTCGTCTCGGCGACGTAGGTGCGCGACATCGTGCCCGTTTCGTCGACGGCGCGGCGCGACTTGGCCCAATCGCCGGCGTAGCGGATGGCTGCCGGGTGCAGGCCGAGGAAATCGTCGTCGAAGCTGACGATGACGTCGGCCTGATCAAGTTTGAGCATCGGTCGACCGGCAACGCCGAAGGCGGCTTTGGCCGCTTCGGTTTCCTGCCACCGGCTCAACGGTTCGTAGCGGTAGACCTCGACGCCGGATGCTTCGAGCTCGGCCAATAGCCGGCGGGCCGTGGGCGAGGAGGTGTGCTCGGCGAGAACCGCGACTTGGCCGGTCGACTTGGCGTCGGCGAAGGCTTGCTCGAACTCCGCGAACGAAGCCCGACGGGCTTGCGGGCCGCTACGGTCGATGACGTTCTTGGATCGGTCGGGGTCGTAGAGGTCGAGAATGCTCGCCTGGGTGATCGTGCCCGAAGCGCCCCACCTGCCGCCGGCGGTCGCGGTCATCGGGTGTTCGGGGTTGCCCTCGAGCTTGATCGGTCGGCCATCGAAGCTCGACACGAGCACCGGGCGACCCACGCCGCCGTATTCGTGGATCGAGGCGTAGTACTCCGGCACGCCGGGGACGCGATCGCGCGGCATCGCCGAGTAGGGGGCGAGCACTTCCTTGGGCCAACGCCGGCAGCCGCTAAGGGTCATGCCCGCCAGCGCCATCCCGGCCGCGGCGTACTTCATGAACCCGCGACGCGACATCCGCCGCAGCTCGTCGGGGTCGTAGTCCTGAAACTCGTTGGCCAGCTTCTCCTGAATCTCCGGCGAGTCGGCATATTCGGCCAGGCTGCGCCAGTATCCCGCGTTGGGCGATTCGATCGGCGATACGGATGGGTCAGAAGGCTGGTGCATTGCGGCTCTGCTGTCTCGAATCTGAGTCTTCAAGTCCCGTTCAACGGTGACACGTGGAGCAGGCGGTCATGTAGGCCTGGTCCTTGATGTTGTACTGCTCGACAAGAATCTTGCCGACGCGGAGTTGGGCTTCCTCGGGGGTTTCGTCGCCCATGACGACCAGGTCGCCCGGGCCGCCTTCTTCGGTGCCGCCCTTGCCGAGGTGGTAGTCCATGTTGGTCACTTCGCTGATCGGGCGGATGAACTTCTCCGGCTGGCGGTGACAGTCGAGGCACCAGCCCATGTTCAGCGGCTCGGCCTGGTAGACGCCTTCCTCGCCCATGTGATCGACCCGGCCGTGGCAGCTGTAGCAGCCGATGCCCTTGTTGATGTGGGCCGAGTGGTTGAAGTACGAGTAGTCGGCCAGGTCGTGAACCTTGGTCCATTCGATCGGCTGGCCGGTTTCCCAGGATTCGCGGACCGGGGCGAGCTTGAGCGATTCGGTCTCGACAGCCGTGTGACAGTTCATGCAGGTCTGCGTCGACGGGATCGCCGCGAAGCCGGCTTCGTCGACGGTCGTGTGGCAGTACCGGCAGTCCATCCCGAGTTGGCCGACGTGCAACGCGTGGCTGTACGGCACCGGCTGCTCCGGGCGGTAGCCCACGTTGAGCGTGGTCGGGTTCAAGGCACTGAAAACGACCGTCGGAACATAAACCGCAGCCCCGACGGCGTTTAACACGATGAATGGCAGAAGAAAGTTGGCCCACCGCGGGAACTGAAAACGGCCTGCGGGCTTGTCGGAGGGTTGAGAGGACTTGGCCATGAGCGTCGACGGCGGAAACTAAGGGGACGAAACGGGTCGCAGCATACGCACAAATCGCCACACTCCAAGCGCCGGGCGCACTGGGGCAGCACAATATAATTCGTGTGCGGCAGACTGTAAGGATCGGCCCGGCTCACTGCACCCCATTACTCCCGAAGATGACTGTGGCAATCCGCCACACCAAGCCGGCCCGGCAAATGAAAAGCCGTCCGCGTTCCAGGCGGAACACGGACGGCGAAGTCGGAAGGTCGGAATCTGTCGAAGTCGCTTAGCGGCGACGACGCACCAGACCAAGGCCGGCGACCGAAAGCAGGCCGAGGCTCGCCGGTTCGGGGATGGCGGTCAACGAGATGTTGGCCACGGTCACGGCCAGCGCGTCCGTACCGCCGAAGGGCGTCTGGAAGCTGGCTTCGGTGATGCCGGTGCCGGAGAACGCTCCGTCACCGCTGTTGAAGAAGAAGCTCTCGATCGGCAGGCTCAGCGTGGTGAAGGTCGAGCCGTTCAGGTCGGCCGTGGCAAAGCCGTAGCTGAAAACTTCGCCGTCTTCGATGAATGCGACGACCAGTGTGTCGCCGACGTTGCCGTCTTCCAGCTTGGCGGTGACGTTGATGGTGCTGCCGGCGGCCGGGACGGGGTTGGCGTCAAGGCTGACATTGGTGCCGGTGCCGCCGAAGTTCGAGGCCGGGGCGTCGACACCGGGAATGATCGCGGTGAGGCCGTCAGGGCCGGGGGTGGTGTTGCCGCCGAAAGCGTCGAACTCGAAGTCAGGTGCGACGCTGCCGGTGTAGTCGACGGCGATGACTTGGGCACCGGCCGAGGCGGTGACGGCGAAAGCGGTCGCAGCGGCGACCGAAGCGATGGATGTGCGGATGGACATGGTTTCTCCTCTGAGAAAAAATTGAGGCCCGCGGAGCGGCGGGCCGGTGAAACTGTTACAGCAAATCATGATGACGCGCCCGCGCCATGTGTCAAGGTGCGAAATCATGCGCCCGCCCCGACAGGTTCATCCCGCAAGGGTCATGCATGTCATTCTGGGAATGCTGTGACGCGTGTGAAGCCATCGACCCTCGTTAGCGCCCGCCAAGCGGTGTTGGAGGTGGTTGGCGTTTTCGAGAATATTCTTCGTGAAAAGCACCTCTGATCACCACGGTTGCCCCCGCCGGCCGACCGATATACGTTCGCAGACCATGGCCACCGCATCCGTCCCCGCCGTACCAACCACGAAACTGGACACCGACCAACGCGAGGCGGTCAATATGGCCATGCTTACCGCGTGGGGCGTTTATCTCGGGCTTGGCGGGCTTCCGGCTCTTGCCAGCGTCATCGGGATCTGGACGTCGCTTCTGGCCGAGACTTCCAGCCCCGAGGTCAACATGTGGTTCATGCTTGCCTCGTGCGCGTGGTTGACTTTCGGTGTGCCAGCGGCCCTGCTCTTTCGCCGGTCCGCGTTTTCGGAGTTCTACAAAGGCAAGCCCGTCTCGCCGGCCAACTTTCTCAAGGGGTCGATTCCGCTGTGGGTGGTGCTCGTCACGGGTGGCCTCATCGCACAACTCGGCTGGATCGTCAGCGGCACCCCGGTGGTCTCGGGCTTCATTGCCGCTTGTGCGTTGATCGTCTTCCTCGTCTTCTATCCGACCGGCGTCGCGATGCTTCATCCGGTGGGCGGACACGATGACGCAGCCGTTTACGAAGAACCGGCGTAGTCTCACTTTTCCATGACCAAATTGAGCACCGAGCGTTCGCCATCAATCGCGCTGACGTGGTTGGAACGTCTGCGCTGGGTTGCGGTCGCGGGGCAGCTATTGGCGGTGCTGGTTGCCGAGATGGCGGTGGGGTTGACCGTGCATTTGCCGGCGGTGTTCGCCGTGGTGTCGGTGACTGTCCTGACGAATCTCGCACTGCTCTGGTCGCGGCGTCGCCGGATGGTCGGCCCGTCGGTCGCGCGGGTCGCCGTGACGGGCAAAGGTCGTTCGATCTCCGATCGGCTCGTCCCGGCGGTGATTGTTCTCGACGTGATGCTGCTGACGATCATGCTCGCGTTCACCGGCGGTGCCGAGAACCCGTTCTCGATGCTGTACCTCGTGCACGTCGCCCTGGCGACGGTCATGCTCGGCACGCGCGGCGCCTGGGCGGTGCTGTTCCTATCGGCCCTGTGTTACGGGTCGCTCACGATCTGGTGGGTGCCGTTTAACGAGGACGCATTTTCCCGCAGCGTTCGTGTCGGGGGGCAGTGGGTCGCACTCCTGTTGATCGGCGGTTTGATCGTCTACTTCACGGCACGGGTGCTGGCCGCGTTGCGACGCCGCGAGCTTGATCTTGCGGAGGCGCACGAGCGCGCCCTCCGCAACGAAGGTCTGACCACGCTCGCCGCCGGTGCCGCCCATGAACTCGGCACGCCGTTGGCGACGATCAACATCGTCGTCGGGGAACTCGAGCACCAAACCGACGGCGACGTCCGCGAGGACATCCGGCTGATCAAGTCCGAGGTCGATCGCTGCCGCAACGTCATTGACCGCATGCGTGGCGAGATCGCCGAGGGGGCGGCGCTCAGCAAGCGGCACGCCGAATGGCAAGATGTTCTTGCGGGGGTGCAGCGTTCGCTGGGCGATCGTGCCGAACGGCTCGCGGTGGTCGCGACCGATGTGCCGCCGATCGGCGTGCAGCCGAGGGTGCTCGAGCAAGCGCTGGTCATCATGATCCGCAACGCCTTCGACGCTTCGCCGCCCGATGCGTGGGTGACGCTCACGGCCAAGCAGGTCGACGGCACGGTTCGGTTGGAGGTGCGTGACGATGGCGAGGGGATGAGCGCGGAAGTGCTCCGTCGTGCCGCCGAGCCGTTCTTCACGACCAAGCCACCGGGCAAGGGGATGGGGCTCGGGCTTTTTCTTGTACGACTCACGGCGGAACGGAACGATGGCGTGCTTGAAATCGACTCGACGCCGGGCGAAGGTACGGCGGTGACGATGCGCCTGCCGCTCGCCGCGGGCGCGGCGACCCGGCCGCACGTCGAACCCCCAGCGGCGGGGCGAAATGCCGCACTTGATGAGTCGGTGGATCAGCCCATGAACGCGACAAACGGGCCTTAATCAGATAAGATTGTCGCGTTATGGCCACGCTCACAATCCCCACGTCCGAGATCACCCCCATGACTGAGACGACCGATGACAACCACCGGCTGATGCTCGTTGACGACGACGAGATTTTCCGTCGCCGACTGGCCAAAGCCATGGATGCCCGCGGCTTCGAGGTCTGCCAGGCCGGCGATGCTGCTGAGGCCGTCAAGGTCGCTAAGCAGCAGCAACCCCACTACGCGTTGCTCGACCAACGCATGCCCGGCAAATCCGGCCTCGAACTCATCGGCGATCTCGCCAAGCTCGACCCTGACATGCAGATCGTTCTGCTCACCGGCTACGGCTCCATCGCCCACGCCGTCGAGGCGACCCGTGCCGGCGCGATCGACTATCTGACCAAGCCCGTCGACGCCGACCAGATCGTTGCGGCGTTCGAGCGGAGTCGAGACGTCGACAAGGCCGCCCGCCTCGCCGCCGACGAGACCACGCCGAGCCTGGCCCGCGTCGAGTGGGACTACATGCAGCGCATCCTCCACGATTGCGGCGGCAACATCAGCCAGGCCGCCCGCAAGCTCGGCATCCACCGCCGGTCGTTGCAGCGCAAGCTCGCGAAGTACCCGCCGGTCGATTGACGATCACGCAAACAACGCCGGCTCTTCCGTGACCACGCGTTCCGCTACGCTCGGCGCGGCGACGACGTAAAGGAACTCCTTGTTCCGCAGGTGGCTGACCTTGCCGACTTTCTTGCCGGTCAGGTCATGAATGCCGATCTGGGCACCGACGTAACGCTTGAAGTCGTTCTCGAGCGTGACCACCGCGCGGCCCGGGAACACCTCGGCGAGCAGCGCCTCCATCGCAACCCGATCGAGGTAGCCCTCGTTGTTGAACGAAATGATCAGCGCTTGGCACCGGATGTTGCGGAGGACTTGCTCGAAGGCTTCGGCGAACTTCGGTCGGCTGTTGAACAAGCTCCGCCTTTCCCGCACGTCGACGCGTTTGCACGCCTTGCCGTAGACCGCCGGCTTGTCCCAGCGGACCAGCGATTCCCAAACGTGGTAGTTGCCCAAGTACGAGTGTTGGTTGTACGGAGGGTCGAGGTAGACGACATCGGCCTCGAGCTTGCGGGCGGCATCGACGGCGTCGAGTTGATGAGCTTCGCCTTTGCCGTGTCGGGCACGAGGTAGCAGGACGGGGACGCGGAGCTCAAGGGCGTTGTGCGAGCGCGGTGCCCACTGCTTGAGATACGCCATCTGCACGCCGGTGGTCGAGTCGACGCGATCGGCCGCCTCCATCAACGACACGAGGATGACCGCTTCGAGTTCCGGCGGCAGGCCTTTCGCCGCGATCGCTTCACGGATGGCGTCGATCCGTGCGCCGTTCTTCGGCTGAAAGAACCATGATTTCTCGCAGAACGTCTCGGTGAAGTACCCCGGCTCGCCCCGGAGCGCGTTGAACTCCATCACCAGCTTCGCCGCGTCGTCGGCCCAATCGTCATCGGCCTGCACGTAGCACCGCGCCAACGTTGCCGCGTAAGCATTGTGATCGTTGCTCCGTACCGCGTACCCCGCCGCCTTGAGCGCATGCCCGACCCGCGCCGTTCCGCTGAACAGGTCCGTCACGGTCCGCACATCGGCAAGCTTGCCCACGGCGTTGAGAATCACTGGCAACAGCGTGCGCTTGGACCCGAGGTACTTGATCATCCGCCCACCACCCGCAGGGCGACGGCTCTGGGTGGTTTGACGTAGCCGTAGTCGCGCAGCTCCATGCGGATCGCGTCGGGCAGTGGCATGCGTGTCGCGCCGCCGGCGATCCACGTCGCGGCGAGTTCGCCGTTCCAGGCGATCTCCAGGGTCTTACCCGGTGCTTCGGCGACGGTTTCGATCGTGAGCTGCGGGTTCATGCGGTGGGCCATCGCGACGTTGTCACCGAGGCGGGCGTCGGCGAGGCTCGCCAGCCACTGTGCGGTAAGCGGCGGGACGATGCGGTCCTTGGTCGGTGTCTCGACCGGCAGCATGTACGGCACTTCCGGCCGGGCGGTGTCGGGCAGGGCCACCCGTCGGCCGTCCTCGGTGTAGCGCTTGTACCACACCCGCACCGCGCCTGGAACGCTGCCGACGATCAGGATGGCCACGATGATCCAGTTGATCTTCGTTTCACGCCGCATGTCGAATAGTACGGCGTTGTGGGCGTGAAGGGTTTCTCTGCTTTGCGCAGCCGGCCAGGTCGTTTAAGCTTCAAATCATGCGGAAGCTCAAGCGAACGGTCCTGGCCACCTGTGTTCTTGGCGTCGTTGGCGCCGTCGCGCTCTCGAACAGCTGGGCGGCCCAGAATCGTCAGACGGCACGCGGCCCGGAGGCTTACCTCTCCAATGCCGACGTTCAAGCCATCCGCCGCGCCGAGCTGCGCGACGATGACACGGGGGTCGGTTTCCGCTTCACCAACAACCTGATCCGCCGGTTCGTCGAAAGCAAGCAGGGCATGGAGCTGCGCGACTTCTCCCGCGGCACGGACCTGCAAAAGGCGTTGTACATCATCCGCAACACCGACGACCCCGACTTGCTCAACGATCTGGTCATCCGCAACGACCCGGCGTCGATGCGGGTCTGGCGGCAGAACGTGCAGCCGATCGTGTTGCAGGGCTGCGCGAGCGCCGGCTGTCACGGCGGCACCGAGCCGGTCGGCGGGCTCCAACTGTACCGAAACGCCCAGAACGAGAACGTCGCCTACACCAACTTCTACAACCTGGCGACGTTCGAGCAGGAAGTCGAGGGCGAGGGGATGTTCGGCGGCGGGATGAAGAAGATGATCGACCGTCAGCGGCCGATCGATTCGCTGCTGCTCCAGTACTCGCTACCGGCCAACGTTGCCGACACGCCTCATCCCAAACCGCCGGGCGGTCAGGACATCGCGATGTTCCGCAGCACCAACGACCAACGCTTCCGTGCGATCGGCCTGTGGATCGAGCAGGGCTTGGTGCCGATGGACAACAAGGGCTACGACGTCGAGTTCGCCATGCCGGGTCAGGGCTCGACGACCACGCCGTCCACCCAGCCCGCCGAGTGATCGCGGCGATGGCGGACACCGAAAACGTAGAGGCGGACGTGGTTCGGACCGACGGCGATCCGTTCGACGCCTCTGCCAAAGCCGTCCCGCATCTTCCGATGCTCGCCGCCGACATTCGCGTGCTGCGGACGCATTACCGTGCGACCGCCAGCGGTCCGCCGACGATCGTTCGGCTGGACGTGTCTTACGTCCTCGGATTACTGAGCCGGCGTCGAATCCGGTACGCGACCGTGGAGCTACCGGCCTCGGACTCGTGACCTCTTGCCTGTCCGTACGCGGCCGTGTGTAATCCGGATCACCGCGACGGCCCTACGCTGCCCGTTCATGGACGTCGGTGCGCTTCTCGACAACCTGCTTTCTCCGGCGATCTTGTTGTTCGTCGTCGGCATCATCGCCGCGACCCTGCGGTCGGACCTCGAAATCCCGCCGCCGATTCCCAAGGCACTGGCCTTGTTCCTGCTGTTGGCGATCGGGTTCAAGGGCGGCATCGGACTGCGGGCGGTCGAAGGGGATCAAGTCGGCATGGTGCTGGGGGTTCTCATCGTGTCGGTGGCGGCGTCGGCGCTGTTCCCGCTCGGGGCGTATGCGCTATTGCGGCTCAAGCTCGGTCGGCCCGATGCGGCGGCGATCGCGGCTTGTTACGGGTCCGTCTCTGCCGTCACCTTCGTCACGGCGCTGGCGTTTCTCGACTTCGAGGCGGCGGTTTACGGCGGCTACATGGTCGCCGCGCTCGCGCTGATGGAGTCACCCGCCATCGTCACCGGTGTGCTGCTCGGCAAGGGCGGGGGCAATCTCAAGCTCAAACCACTGCTCCACGAAGCGCTACTCGGCGGGCCGGTCGTGTTGTTGGTCGGGGCGATGGTCGTCGGTTTCGTCGCCCAGCCCGATGCCGCCGCGAGCCTGAGAAAGCCGTTGGCCGGGGCGTTCGACGTGGCGTTGGCGGTGTTCCTGCTGGACATGGGGCTGCTCGCGGGTCGACAGATGCGCAATCTGAAAGACGCGGGTTGGCTGCCGCCGACGTTCGCCCTCGTCGCGCCGCCGGTCCAGGCGAGTCTCGGCGTCTTGTGTGCTTACGTGCTCGGACTCGCGCCCGGGGACGCGCTTTTGTTGGCGGTGCTCTTCGGCGGGGCGAGCTACATTGCCGTTCCCGCCGCGATGCGGATCGCCATGCCCGAGGCGTCGCCGGGGTTGTACGTGCCGATGTCGCTGGGCATCACCTTCGCCTTCAACGTCACGCTCGGCATCCCGCTCTACTGGCTGCTGATCCAAACGCTTTGGGGTTTCTGACCATGCAGCCGATCAAACGCATCGAGATCGTGATGGATTCGTCCGGGGCTGGTGAGCTGGAGTCGGCCTTGGCGGCCGCGCGGGTGACTGGCTGGTCGAAGATCCCCGACGTCGAGGGCAGCGGCCATCGCGGGCGGCGGACCGCGAACCTGCCGATGGACGTCGGGAGCAACGTGCTCTTCCTGATCGCGGCCGAGCCGGCGGTGGCGGACAAGGTGGTCGCGGCGACCCGGCCGATCCTGGAAACCTGGGGCGGGATGTGCTTGGTCAGCGATGCCGCGTGGGTGACCCATGATTAGCCACAGGATCATGCCGGGCTCATCGGCCATCGGTTGACGCGCAAGCCCCGTGGTGCTTTCGTTCGTCCCGACCGTCGGTACAATCCGGGGCCCGCCGGGTGCAATGCCCGGCTTTTTGACCCCACCTTTCCCGACACGGAGAAAAACATGGCCGAGCCCGGCAATCAGGAATATCCGACCATCATTGGCCCCGACGCCGAGTTCAAAGGCGAGCTGAAGTTCGACAAGGGCTTGCGCCTTCAGGGCAAGTTCGAGGGCCAACTCAAAAGCTCCGGCAAGCTCCATGTCGCGAAGGAAGCCAACCTCTCCGGCGATGTCGACGCCAACAGCGTCGTTATCGAGGGCAACGTTCGCTCCAACCTGAACGTCTCGGACAAGGTCGAACTCAAGGCAAGTGCCAAGTACGAGGGCGATCTCAACGCCTCGAAGCTTGTCGTCGAAGAAGGCGCCGTGTTCGTCGGGCAGGTCTCGGTCGGTCCCGATGCGGTCAAGAAGGGTGGCGGCAGCCCTGGGATCAGCCGGCCCGCCGCCCCGTCGGGTCAGAACCAGCCCCAGAATCAGGGTTCCAACAAGTCGTAGTTGACAGGTGATAGGCGTCCGCGACGCTTCCCGTTAGACTGCCCCGGTGGCCCGCCAGCCGAGCAAAAAACTCAAAGAGGAACGGTCTGACGACAAGGTCCTCATCCACTGCCACGAGTGCGGCGGCGAGAACGAAGTCTCGCGCCGGGCCATGACGATCACATGTTCCAAGTGCTTCAAGCCGTTGAAGCTCGAGGACATCGTGGTCGAGCGGTACGACGCCCGTCGGACCCTGGCGACGGTCGGCGTGGTGACGGTGGAGAAGAAAGGCCAGATCGTCGCCGACACGATCAAATGCGGTGCCCTGATCCTGCGGGGACAGGTGAAGTCCAAGCACGTGTTCAGCAACGGGGCGGTGCTGGTGAGCCCGCAGGCCGAGTTGCTCGGTGACGTGAAAGCCCCGAGCCTCGCGATCGGCGGTGGCGCGAAACTCGACGGGTACTACGAAATCGGCGACCTGAGCACACTGCCCTGGCGGGAGAACGGAAAAGTGGTCGCCGAGGAAAACCCGGACGAGTCAGCCGCTTGATTCGGCGCGGGACCGGGGTATTGTCTTTGCCCGCCGATCGGCACGTTCGGCGACACACCACTCGCGGGTGTAGCTCAGTGGTAGAGCGTCACGTTGCCAACGTGAATGTCGTGGGTTCGAATCCCATCACCCGCTTTCGCAATGACGAGTGACGATCATCGTCATTCGTCATTTTGTTTGTTCCCGTAGCTCAATTGGATAGAGTGTCGCCCTCCGAAGGCGAAGGTTAGTGGTTCGAGCCCACTCGGGAACGCTGCGGAGCAAGGCTCCACGCATGCCTGAGCCGACTCCCGTCATCATGTGCAAGTTTCCGGTCCCTGGCCGCGTGAAAACGCGGCTCTGCCCGCCGCTTTCGCACGCACAGGCTGCGGATGTGCAGGCGGCGTTCCTAAAGCATCTCGCAACCCGGCTTCCGGCTGCGGTGTTTTGTGTCGATGACCCCGCTGCATTCGTCGAGCGATTCGGGGACGTGCGGACGATCCAGCAGGGCACGGGGAACCTCGGCGACCGCCTGATTGATGTTCGGAGACACCTACCTGATACCGACCTGCTTTTTCTCGGGGCGGACGTGCCGGACCTGCCGGCGGGGCCGTTGCTCGACGTGATGCAAGAGCCGTTCGACGTGGCGATCGCACCCACCGACGACGGCGGCTATTGGTGCGTGCGGGTCAACGCCGACGTGCCGATCGAGTCATTGTTTGGCGACGTGGATTGGTCCAGCGGGCGGGAGTATGAGCAGACGCTGGCCAATGCCGCGAGGATTGGTGCAACCACGTTCATCGGCGAGTCCTGGCGGGATTGCGACGAGATCGCCGATCTGCGGGCGTTGCTGGGGCGGTTATCGGACAGCGTTGATCCGAACGACGTGGTT is part of the Planctomycetota bacterium genome and encodes:
- a CDS encoding response regulator, with translation MTETTDDNHRLMLVDDDEIFRRRLAKAMDARGFEVCQAGDAAEAVKVAKQQQPHYALLDQRMPGKSGLELIGDLAKLDPDMQIVLLTGYGSIAHAVEATRAGAIDYLTKPVDADQIVAAFERSRDVDKAARLAADETTPSLARVEWDYMQRILHDCGGNISQAARKLGIHRRSLQRKLAKYPPVD
- a CDS encoding DNA adenine methylase, translating into MIKYLGSKRTLLPVILNAVGKLADVRTVTDLFSGTARVGHALKAAGYAVRSNDHNAYAATLARCYVQADDDWADDAAKLVMEFNALRGEPGYFTETFCEKSWFFQPKNGARIDAIREAIAAKGLPPELEAVILVSLMEAADRVDSTTGVQMAYLKQWAPRSHNALELRVPVLLPRARHGKGEAHQLDAVDAARKLEADVVYLDPPYNQHSYLGNYHVWESLVRWDKPAVYGKACKRVDVRERRSLFNSRPKFAEAFEQVLRNIRCQALIISFNNEGYLDRVAMEALLAEVFPGRAVVTLENDFKRYVGAQIGIHDLTGKKVGKVSHLRNKEFLYVVAAPSVAERVVTEEPALFA
- a CDS encoding cytochrome c3 family protein, with the translated sequence MAKSSQPSDKPAGRFQFPRWANFLLPFIVLNAVGAAVYVPTVVFSALNPTTLNVGYRPEQPVPYSHALHVGQLGMDCRYCHTTVDEAGFAAIPSTQTCMNCHTAVETESLKLAPVRESWETGQPIEWTKVHDLADYSYFNHSAHINKGIGCYSCHGRVDHMGEEGVYQAEPLNMGWCLDCHRQPEKFIRPISEVTNMDYHLGKGGTEEGGPGDLVVMGDETPEEAQLRVGKILVEQYNIKDQAYMTACSTCHR
- a CDS encoding TAT-variant-translocated molybdopterin oxidoreductase, giving the protein MHQPSDPSVSPIESPNAGYWRSLAEYADSPEIQEKLANEFQDYDPDELRRMSRRGFMKYAAAGMALAGMTLSGCRRWPKEVLAPYSAMPRDRVPGVPEYYASIHEYGGVGRPVLVSSFDGRPIKLEGNPEHPMTATAGGRWGASGTITQASILDLYDPDRSKNVIDRSGPQARRASFAEFEQAFADAKSTGQVAVLAEHTSSPTARRLLAELEASGVEVYRYEPLSRWQETEAAKAAFGVAGRPMLKLDQADVIVSFDDDFLGLHPAAIRYAGDWAKSRRAVDETGTMSRTYVAETTLTNTGAAADVREPANPAKLVAMINALTTALDGGTVSGLDEYATKFVKSAAKDLKAAGARGVVTAGAHLPVDVQAACMALNAKIGSVGTTITLLYVPEDALPPSPEEIVELAGKLSAGEINGLVILGGNPAYDAPAELAFRDLLISVPFTAHLSQDDNETSGVCKWHLPRAHYLECWGDALAYDGTPSVQQPLILPLYNGMSMVQTLGMLLGQDLGDGMAAVAQTWAQTWGLDKKAWQKVLHDGLRPLAGFATANAVPQNVPAPAMPEPQGMALRFVQHDTIYDGTHANNGWLQEAPDPLTKLTWDNALLMSLADAREVLGIDPGRYKTDDAPMANVTVNGTTVKLPVYLLPGQPRGCVSVAVGFGRTRAGNIGGLTAANVSPVGFDVYPLRSAGNFYLADAVVEPTSDTHVLDSTQEHYIVGDVKQYGKNKRLGTIGKPGKVLREATLADFQKNKYAPHKGQHGGVALQLWEPPNQFNTPHAWGMSIDMNACVGCNACVIACQSENNIPVVGKEGVHMNREMHWLRVDRYFKTKWTDDKKTNLDPDAERPEVTHQPMMCVHCENAPCEQVCPVAATVHDTEGLNTMVYNRCIGTRYCSNNCPYKVRRFNYLDWHYKDPRKGTLSALYPWLPDQQQGDAIDAVQRMVMNPDVSVRMRGVMEKCTYCTQRIQAVTINKRNEWAKGNADSEIVDDMEIITACQQACPTQAIVFGDLNQADQTVTKNQRKPRAYGVLEELNTRPRTKYLAVIRNKPEEDKSEGGSEKTDVEQA
- a CDS encoding ATP-binding protein; protein product: MTKLSTERSPSIALTWLERLRWVAVAGQLLAVLVAEMAVGLTVHLPAVFAVVSVTVLTNLALLWSRRRRMVGPSVARVAVTGKGRSISDRLVPAVIVLDVMLLTIMLAFTGGAENPFSMLYLVHVALATVMLGTRGAWAVLFLSALCYGSLTIWWVPFNEDAFSRSVRVGGQWVALLLIGGLIVYFTARVLAALRRRELDLAEAHERALRNEGLTTLAAGAAHELGTPLATINIVVGELEHQTDGDVREDIRLIKSEVDRCRNVIDRMRGEIAEGAALSKRHAEWQDVLAGVQRSLGDRAERLAVVATDVPPIGVQPRVLEQALVIMIRNAFDASPPDAWVTLTAKQVDGTVRLEVRDDGEGMSAEVLRRAAEPFFTTKPPGKGMGLGLFLVRLTAERNDGVLEIDSTPGEGTAVTMRLPLAAGAATRPHVEPPAAGRNAALDESVDQPMNATNGP
- a CDS encoding PEP-CTERM sorting domain-containing protein, whose amino-acid sequence is MSIRTSIASVAAATAFAVTASAGAQVIAVDYTGSVAPDFEFDAFGGNTTPGPDGLTAIIPGVDAPASNFGGTGTNVSLDANPVPAAGSTINVTAKLEDGNVGDTLVVAFIEDGEVFSYGFATADLNGSTFTTLSLPIESFFFNSGDGAFSGTGITEASFQTPFGGTDALAVTVANISLTAIPEPASLGLLSVAGLGLVRRRR